The following coding sequences are from one Virgibacillus necropolis window:
- a CDS encoding GlcG/HbpS family heme-binding protein, translating into MSKINLEVAKQLIDGAEKEAQNIGVNMVISVMDNGGNLIATHRMDDAWLASIEIAQNKAWTSAALTMPTGDLAEATVPHAELYGLNTTNNGRIVVFGGGFPLVKDDKVVGTVGVSGSTWEHDVQVAQAAVKVFDNLKVSV; encoded by the coding sequence ATGAGTAAAATAAATTTAGAGGTAGCAAAGCAATTAATCGATGGTGCTGAAAAAGAAGCACAAAATATTGGCGTTAATATGGTCATTTCAGTTATGGATAATGGTGGTAATCTGATTGCAACACACCGCATGGATGATGCTTGGTTAGCTAGCATAGAAATCGCTCAAAATAAAGCTTGGACTTCCGCTGCATTAACAATGCCAACTGGAGATTTAGCTGAAGCGACTGTTCCGCATGCTGAACTATACGGGTTAAATACAACAAATAACGGTCGAATCGTTGTATTCGGTGGCGGTTTCCCGCTTGTCAAAGACGATAAAGTTGTAGGAACTGTTGGTGTGAGTGGCAGTACATGGGAGCATGATGTCCAGGTAGCACAGGCAGCTGTGAAAGTATTTGATAATTTGAAAGTAAGTGTTTAG
- a CDS encoding DUF1128 domain-containing protein gives MNLEHPSEENLKFMLEELADRLKVANRSLLDYEDYDLDKYDDIKFMYDMVVQKGHLSASETQAFIDELRSVRKA, from the coding sequence ATGAATCTTGAACATCCATCTGAAGAAAATTTAAAATTTATGTTAGAAGAATTAGCAGATCGCCTTAAGGTTGCTAATCGTAGTCTATTGGATTACGAGGATTATGATTTGGATAAATATGATGACATAAAATTCATGTATGATATGGTTGTGCAAAAAGGGCATTTAAGTGCGTCCGAAACGCAAGCATTTATTGATGAATTAAGATCTGTAAGAAAAGCATAA
- the rnc gene encoding ribonuclease III produces the protein MNSKQLEEKLHIKFNNHKLLEQAFTHSSYVNEHQGKVFSDNERLEFLGDAVLELGVSQYLYRNNEKMPEGEMTKLRAAIVCEPSLENFSRDLGFGEYILLGRGEEQTGGRDRPALLADVFESFLGALYLDQGYDQAISFLNEFVFPKISTGAFSHAMDYKSQLQELVQQYKNQNIEYKIVDEKGPSHSKEFVTEVYVKDQKAGSGVGRTKKEAEQRAAKHALDTFND, from the coding sequence ATGAATAGCAAACAACTTGAAGAGAAACTTCATATTAAATTTAATAATCATAAATTGTTAGAGCAGGCTTTTACACATTCATCGTATGTGAATGAGCATCAGGGAAAAGTGTTTTCGGATAATGAACGATTAGAATTTTTAGGTGACGCAGTATTAGAACTTGGTGTATCCCAATATTTATATCGAAATAATGAAAAGATGCCTGAAGGAGAAATGACAAAATTACGTGCAGCAATTGTATGTGAACCATCCTTGGAGAACTTTTCACGCGATTTAGGCTTTGGAGAGTACATTTTGCTTGGGCGAGGAGAAGAACAAACAGGAGGTCGCGATCGACCAGCGTTATTAGCGGATGTTTTTGAGTCATTCCTTGGAGCGCTTTACCTTGATCAAGGTTATGATCAAGCTATAAGCTTTTTAAACGAATTTGTTTTCCCGAAAATCAGTACCGGTGCTTTTTCGCATGCGATGGATTATAAAAGTCAATTACAAGAATTGGTCCAACAGTATAAAAACCAGAATATCGAATACAAAATAGTTGACGAAAAAGGGCCATCACATAGCAAGGAATTTGTTACAGAAGTGTATGTAAAAGATCAAAAAGCAGGTTCAGGTGTGGGCCGTACGAAGAAAGAAGCGGAACAACGCGCGGCTAAGCACGCATTAGATACCTTTAATGACTAG
- the acpP gene encoding acyl carrier protein, with translation MADVFDRVKELIVERLEVEESKVTMEASFKEDLDADSLDVVELVMELEDEFDMEIADEEAEKINTVGDAVNYINSIKS, from the coding sequence ATGGCAGACGTTTTTGATCGTGTAAAAGAACTTATTGTTGAGCGTTTAGAAGTGGAAGAGTCCAAAGTAACAATGGAGGCATCTTTTAAAGAAGATTTAGATGCAGATTCACTTGATGTAGTTGAGTTAGTAATGGAACTTGAAGATGAATTCGATATGGAAATTGCTGATGAAGAAGCTGAAAAAATTAATACAGTTGGTGATGCTGTTAACTACATAAACAGTATTAAGTCCTAA
- the fabG gene encoding 3-oxoacyl-[acyl-carrier-protein] reductase, whose translation MLQGKSALVTGASRGIGKAIALELAKQGANVAVNYAGSEAKAQAVVEEIEQMGVKAFKVQADVANEANVKDMIKEVISQFGSLDILVNNAGITRDNLLMRMKEEEFDQVINTNLKGVFMCTKAVTRQMMKQKSGKIINVSSIVGVSGNPGQANYVAAKAGVIGLTKSTAKELASRNILVNAVAPGFIATDMTDELTEEQRAGMLAMIPLGKLGQAEDVARVVRFLASEDSSYMTGQTLNIDGGMVM comes from the coding sequence ATGTTACAAGGGAAGAGCGCTTTAGTTACAGGAGCTTCACGAGGTATTGGAAAAGCAATCGCACTTGAACTAGCTAAACAAGGTGCGAATGTTGCTGTAAACTATGCTGGTAGTGAAGCGAAGGCACAAGCAGTCGTAGAGGAAATTGAGCAAATGGGCGTGAAAGCTTTTAAAGTACAGGCTGACGTGGCAAACGAAGCAAATGTAAAAGACATGATAAAAGAGGTCATAAGCCAGTTTGGAAGCCTTGATATTCTGGTAAATAACGCCGGAATAACTCGAGACAATTTGCTGATGCGTATGAAAGAGGAAGAATTTGATCAAGTTATAAATACAAATCTAAAAGGTGTTTTTATGTGTACAAAAGCAGTAACCCGTCAAATGATGAAACAAAAAAGCGGGAAAATTATCAACGTCTCCTCTATTGTAGGTGTGAGTGGTAACCCAGGACAAGCTAACTATGTCGCAGCGAAAGCCGGAGTTATTGGTTTGACAAAATCAACTGCAAAGGAACTGGCATCACGTAATATTTTAGTGAATGCGGTAGCACCTGGATTTATCGCTACGGATATGACAGATGAGTTGACGGAAGAACAACGTGCAGGTATGCTTGCCATGATTCCACTAGGAAAATTGGGACAAGCAGAAGACGTAGCAAGAGTAGTGCGCTTCCTCGCATCCGAAGATTCTAGCTATATGACGGGCCAAACTCTAAACATAGACGGCGGAATGGTGATGTAG
- the fabD gene encoding ACP S-malonyltransferase: protein MKRVAFMFPGQGSQEIGMGKSFYDAYPEIKEMYQEADEVLSLPLSEIMFNGPEETLTATQNAQPALLLSSIAVHTLLVKSGVQPVMAVGHSLGEYSALVAAGALSLEEAVQLVATRGKLMEEAFPAGKGAMAAVLGLSSEKVEEVLTSIESEEIVDLANINCPGQIVISGTKEGIDHASVVLKENGAKRVLALNVSGPFHSRLMKAANKKFAAKLEAISITDGNIPVYANVTAKPVTEHEEIKELLIKQLYSPVRFEESIRNMMEKGVDAFVEVGNGKVLSGLVKKIDRKTPTFTIQDPASMEKFISWYKEDA, encoded by the coding sequence ATGAAACGAGTAGCATTTATGTTTCCAGGTCAAGGGTCACAGGAAATTGGCATGGGAAAGTCATTTTATGATGCATATCCTGAAATAAAAGAAATGTATCAAGAGGCAGACGAGGTTTTAAGTTTGCCATTATCAGAAATTATGTTTAACGGCCCAGAAGAAACATTGACTGCAACACAAAACGCACAACCAGCATTATTGCTTTCAAGCATTGCAGTACATACACTTTTAGTGAAATCAGGCGTACAACCGGTTATGGCTGTTGGTCATAGTCTTGGAGAATATAGCGCATTGGTTGCTGCAGGGGCACTATCACTTGAAGAAGCAGTTCAATTGGTTGCGACACGCGGTAAATTAATGGAGGAAGCCTTCCCTGCTGGAAAAGGTGCAATGGCTGCAGTTTTAGGGCTATCATCAGAAAAAGTAGAAGAAGTGTTAACTTCGATAGAATCAGAAGAAATAGTTGATCTAGCAAATATCAATTGCCCTGGACAAATCGTTATTTCAGGTACAAAAGAGGGTATTGATCACGCTTCTGTCGTTTTGAAAGAAAACGGAGCAAAACGGGTTCTTGCGTTGAATGTTAGTGGGCCATTTCATTCCAGATTAATGAAGGCAGCAAATAAAAAATTTGCTGCAAAACTAGAAGCAATTTCGATTACAGATGGTAACATTCCTGTATACGCTAACGTTACAGCTAAACCTGTTACAGAACATGAAGAGATCAAAGAACTATTAATTAAGCAACTTTATTCACCGGTTCGTTTTGAAGAATCCATTCGGAATATGATGGAAAAAGGTGTAGACGCATTTGTTGAGGTAGGAAATGGGAAAGTATTAAGTGGATTGGTTAAGAAGATAGATCGAAAAACACCTACATTTACTATCCAAGACCCTGCATCTATGGAAAAGTTTATTTCATGGTACAAGGAGGACGCGTAA
- the plsX gene encoding phosphate acyltransferase PlsX, with translation MKLAIDAMGGDHAPKEIILGAMDAIEAIKDLEIVLIGDSEKINPILTNQTRISVLHTNEVITSEDEPVRAVRKKKDASIVLMAKEVKEGRVDACISAGNTGALMTAGLFGVGRIAGIERPALSPTLPTIDGKGFVLLDVGANVDAKPNHLLQYGIMGSIYTEKVRGIKNPAVGLMNVGTEDGKGNDLTKKAFALLKEAPVNFVGNVEARDLLGGAADVVVTDGFTGNIALKTIEGTSQAVFQLLKETFMSSFKTKMAAGMIKGDLKSLKGKLDYSEYGGAGLFGLASPVIKAHGSSNRRAIHSAIKQACHMVEFEVTKTIENTISEIEISKGEKE, from the coding sequence ATGAAATTAGCCATTGATGCTATGGGCGGTGACCATGCTCCAAAAGAGATCATATTGGGTGCAATGGACGCCATTGAAGCTATCAAGGACTTAGAAATTGTTTTAATAGGTGACAGTGAGAAAATAAATCCAATCTTAACGAACCAAACCAGGATAAGTGTCCTACATACAAACGAAGTAATTACTAGTGAAGATGAACCTGTACGAGCAGTTCGTAAAAAGAAAGATGCCTCCATTGTGTTAATGGCAAAGGAAGTTAAAGAAGGACGTGTTGATGCTTGTATATCAGCAGGGAATACTGGTGCACTAATGACGGCCGGATTATTTGGCGTTGGTCGAATCGCAGGTATTGAACGACCAGCACTAAGCCCGACACTACCTACAATTGATGGAAAAGGGTTTGTATTGCTTGATGTGGGTGCAAATGTTGACGCCAAGCCCAATCATCTTTTGCAATACGGAATTATGGGTTCTATTTATACAGAAAAAGTACGTGGAATAAAAAATCCGGCTGTTGGGCTGATGAATGTTGGCACAGAGGACGGTAAGGGTAATGACCTAACGAAGAAAGCTTTTGCACTCTTGAAAGAGGCGCCAGTTAATTTTGTGGGGAATGTAGAAGCTCGTGATCTGTTAGGTGGTGCAGCTGATGTTGTCGTAACAGATGGATTTACTGGTAACATTGCCTTGAAGACGATAGAAGGTACATCCCAAGCCGTCTTCCAATTGTTAAAAGAAACATTTATGTCTTCGTTTAAAACAAAAATGGCTGCAGGTATGATTAAAGGGGATTTAAAAAGTCTAAAAGGAAAACTAGATTATAGTGAATATGGTGGTGCAGGACTTTTTGGATTAGCTTCACCAGTTATTAAAGCGCACGGTTCATCAAACCGAAGAGCAATCCATAGCGCAATTAAACAAGCATGCCATATGGTTGAATTTGAGGTCACAAAGACCATTGAAAACACGATATCAGAAATTGAGATAAGCAAGGGGGAAAAAGAATGA
- the fapR gene encoding transcription factor FapR, with the protein MKRTKIERQRSLIETIAETPFITDEELARKFEVSIQTIRLDRMEHAIPELRERIKSMATNQWNETVRALPLEEVIGEVIDLDLDNRAISILNINAEHVFSRNKIARGHHLFAQANSLAVAVINDEFALTAKTELAFTRQVKEGERVVAKAFVEGENEKGLTLVRVTSYVDQEVVFKGLFYMFRLNEQKGEHSNEISH; encoded by the coding sequence ATGAAACGAACCAAGATAGAGAGACAACGATCTTTAATAGAAACGATAGCGGAAACTCCTTTTATTACAGACGAGGAACTAGCGCGGAAATTTGAGGTTAGTATTCAAACCATTCGTTTAGATCGGATGGAACACGCGATTCCAGAATTACGTGAGCGAATAAAGTCGATGGCAACGAATCAATGGAATGAAACAGTAAGGGCTTTGCCATTAGAAGAAGTAATCGGTGAGGTAATTGACCTTGATCTTGACAACCGTGCCATTTCAATTCTGAATATCAACGCGGAACATGTTTTTTCTCGAAATAAAATAGCAAGAGGCCATCATTTATTTGCCCAAGCAAATTCGCTAGCTGTTGCTGTCATTAACGATGAATTTGCGTTAACTGCCAAAACGGAACTAGCTTTTACCAGGCAGGTTAAAGAAGGAGAACGAGTAGTAGCAAAAGCGTTTGTGGAAGGTGAAAATGAGAAAGGATTAACGCTTGTCCGCGTCACGAGTTATGTTGATCAAGAAGTAGTTTTTAAAGGATTATTTTATATGTTTCGGTTAAACGAACAAAAAGGGGAACATTCAAATGAAATTAGCCATTGA